Sequence from the Cucumis sativus cultivar 9930 chromosome 1, Cucumber_9930_V3, whole genome shotgun sequence genome:
ggaaAATTGAGAGTTACTTTGTATCAATCTGAGTagtaatagaatttgaaattttcatacttctaattttaatttcatttgagatcattaaataataatgataataacaataatttctGTGGAGAAAGATAGTTTATCAAACTGGTGCTTGTTGAGTTGAGATTGAATGTATTTAACAAATCTAACAAGAAACTAATTAggatttattgaaaattttagaattaaaattgtacaattcaaaaaaaatatatggattaaagttgaacaaattaaagcataaaagaaaaccatGTCATTTCtcgtttttaaactattaaacttacttttaaaaaaattagaaagaattcaatattaattatcaattttaataaacatttcaaaactataatcatttataaaaattctttaaatttctttttaactaaaaCGAGACTTGAAAAGTTGTGGTGGGATATAAgattgatttatatttttattctagaTCATCTACTAGACTATACAAATATATCCTTATCTaggttgaaaaattcaaaagcttCATTTACTAATTGtgtgaatttttgtttaacaCTTGTTTTCTATTacttatctttttttgtttgttttgtttatttgctttttatcactattttaaaaaatcaagttaagttttaggaaacaaaaaaaacaaaaaaaagataaaatttaaaagattatttttatttttgaaagttaagaACTATTCTacccaaaatataaaaataaaaaattgagaaaaggtattaatacaaattagaaaaataattattaaaaataaaacaatgacCAAATTCGagttaaaatttgttttattgttttaaagtttgatgaaagtttataaaatataaaaatattttaaaaaatagtgaCAAAATAGAAGgctatttttcataatttagttGAGGCTATTTTTCCCACAAACAATATtcagttaaaagaaaaaaaagacaaaagacaaaaaaaaaaaagagaaaaagatacCTGtcttcaccaaaaaaaaagttactatAAAAAATCAGAAGGCGATGAAGGAAAAAACCAGCGCGGGGAGTGGGGCCGAGCGGCGACTTCGGAGCCGATCCTTCTATCAACACAGTTTCcatttcttgaagaaaataatcGTCCCGTCGAATTCAGGGCCATCGACTTCCATTACCAATGgcgttttcttcttctctatctCCGATTTCATTGCCGCCTTCTTTCACTTCCCATTCTGAAGCAACTTCTCTGTGTTCTACTACTTTCGGTTTTCTAAATCCTCCAAGGCGAAGCTGTAGCAAGTTCCGAGGTTTGAATTCTCACCTTCTGCCCTCGATTTCTCCTTCAAGAACGGTGGTTGCGGTTGATGTGTCATCGGCTGGAGTTGCAAATGCGAGCGGGCCAGTTACTTCATTCAGTAATGTAATTGGTTTACTTAGTTTCcctccattttcatttcttgtaTGTTTCTCGTTTATAGagtgttttctctttttctttttgtttctcaaatTGTTCTTTCTCTTTGAATGTTGACTTCAATAGTTGATTGAATCTTTAATTAATCGCGTGGATTTGTCGGAGGATGAAGCGGAGGCGTCTCTTCAGTATCTTCTTAACGATGCCAGTGAAGCAGCAATTAGTGCTTTCCTTGTGTTACTTAGAGCGAAAGGAGAGACTTATGAAGAAGTAAGTCCGTTATTTGAACTGTTCTCTGAGTTTGTGTTGGTCATTGTTTCAGAGAATGAAAATGTAGTCAAGAGGTTGCTAATCATCAACATGTTTGAAATACTTTGTGTTTGTGCTACACTGctacattttataataaagGATAAACATGTAGTTCTggataatattaaaaagaatagcaGAGTAATGACTATGAATCTTTCATTGCGAATGTTAAGACCCAACCCTTTCTATTGTGCATGTCATCTGCTTGATAAAAGGTCATAAGAATAAGAACAGTACAAACATTAATGAATAATAGAGGGAGGAATTATTTGAAAGTACGTTTATGATTAAGCAGATTGTGGGACTTGCGAGGGCGATGATCAAGCATAGTGTGAAGGTGGATGGCTTATTTGATGCCGTTGACATTGTTGGAACAGGTGGTGATGGAGCAAACACAGTAAACATCTCAACTGGTGCTTCGATACTTGCTGCAGCATGTGGCACAAAGGTTGCCAAGGTGAGTAAGAAAGATTTTTCCGGTGTACCTTCAATGCTACAATTTTATTCGAACATATCGAAAGATTATATGTACTGAGTGGAGATAATTGTTATCGACCGTGAGCATTGCAGCAAGGAAACCGTTCGAGTTCTTCGGCATGTGGAAGTGCTGATGTCTTAGAGGCATTGGGGGTAGTTATTGATTTGGGCCCTGAGGTTAGTGCGCTAACTTGCTTTTAAGCTTTTTACTCGTATAATGTGGTTCTTTTTTGTTGAGTAAACTAAATAGACCATAATATGCTAATGTTGACATCAAAAGGATATTGGTTTACTATCACATGCACCAAACTCCTGATCGGTTAAGTGCAGCTGTAAATTGGAATTAATAAAGATGTTATTGAACATACATCTGTCGGCCCTGGCCATCATATTCattccattctttttgttgaTTGGCACATCAGATTTATAGCAATTAACATATATCAAAGGGCATAAACTGTGATGAATACTATCATGCAAGAATTCTCATAAAACTGTATGGATCAAAGAATTAACattgttataattttgtgaggaaataatttatattcatgCCAATAGTTCAGTTCTTGATCTCTTGAAACAGGGAGTTGCCAAGTGCGTTGATGAAGTTGGAATTGGCTTCATGATGGCTCCTAAATACCATCCTGCAATGAAGATTGTCAGCCCTGTCAGGAAGAAGCTAAAAGTAAAAACTGCATTTAACATACTGGGCCCTATGCTTAATCCGGCAAGAGTCCCTTTCGCTGTTGTTGGTGTATATTCTGAGAACTTGGTAAGGTTCTTTTTCTTGGTCTCATTGAGCTGaagtttataatttcattCCTTCGTTTTGTTAGAAAGAATTGCagttattattttcattatacaTGCATTCTTAATTTGGATGAAGCATCGTGCTGGTGGATGGTTGTTGATATTATTGCAATTGATTTTCCGTCTGTATCACACTTGTGAATTAGGAGctttaataattgttatttagCAAGTAATAAATGCAATCTACAATAGTAGttaatgattaattattttaaggaGGCCATTgcattttgattaattattttaaggaGGCCATTGCATTTACTCCAAACAAATTTAATCTGCATCCCTGTAGACTCGAGTAGCTGACTGAATGCTACTGTAAAATTTAGCCTTTGAATTGTGCGGATGTGTTCAATCAAGGAATAATATTATCTTTTGCGTacatgcttttcttttctttctttctttctttctttcttttgagaaaatatgTAGTTTAAAACTTTGGGACTATCGTCTTTTAGTTGGCTATCTTTCCAAATTTCATCTGTGACCATGGTGTTCATCAAACTATTCTGTGGACAGGTCTCCAAAATGGCTAATGCACTGCAACTATTTGGCATGAAAAGAGCATTAGTAGTTCACTCTGAGGGTTTGGATGAGATGAGCCCCCTTGGTGAGATTTTCTTTTCAGACTCCATAGACACCCATGGTCATTTACACTGATCTTTTCATGTTGATTCTTTATGTACAATTCCCACCTTACTATTATGCATGTGTAAACGTATTACAGGACCAGGGCATATTCTTGATGTAAAACCTGGAAAGGTTGAGAAGTTTTCATTTGATCCATGTAAGAATATCTTGAGTATATGTtaagtttattatatagtatgGTGATCATCAATTTAAGAGTCCATCTAAAATCTTCCAAACTGTGCTATAGTGGATTTTGGCATCCCTCGCTGCACCATAGATGACCTTCGAGGTGGAGATTCTGATTGTAACGCAAAGGTGTTGAAGCGTGTGCTATCCGGGGAAAAGGGGCATATTGCAAATGCACTTGTAAGATATTGTAATGAAGTATCTTCCCGTTGAAAATATATGCTGAATAATCTGAACAATCTTTTCAGATCCTGAATGCTGCTGCTTCCCTTCTGGTTAGCTGCAAAGTAAACACCTTATCCGAAGGAATCGAGTTGGCTCGTGAAACTCAACAGTCTGGAAAAGCCATGAAAACCCTTGATTTGTGGATCAAGCTCTCCAATGTAAGTAGTGTTTACTTACTTCTCAACTTCCATCCATTAGTAACATTCTCATTTCAGTTTTGAATGATTGCAGAAGCTATAAGAAGTATATGCATAGAAGCACTTAAAAATTGAGCTGGTGAATAAGATTACGAAGAGTTAGAGGTTGTTTCCTTTTGAATGTCAGACAAGTTGTTTCAAAGAAGATAATCCTCCGGCGTTTATCAACTGCATCCCACAGCTTGAGTTGACCATCTTTTTATGatcaaatcaaatagttaattatttaatcaaatataattcttttaggTGCAGTTGAGGGCCAGAAGATTtgcaagaaaattttgaatcaatCGAGGCTAGCATTGGAAGGCTGAATCATATAACCACCATGGTGGAGTATGTAATTGTAGACAATCCTTGTCGTAATGTTTTCAATAAAGCTGTGGAAGTTTTATGTTTGGGCATTTATTTTAAGGAGTGTAAGGTTGTTATATTTCGTTTTTCATTATgcataataaaaaactttatagTCACTAATACATTCTCCGTTACACGCTGTATGTTATTTTGGTAGGACGATAACTCGAGTTTTTgctaaaattattgtatttagTAAGATTTTGCTTGAATTGTTAATCAACATACAGTAGGAATAAATTTCAAGACTTTTCTATGGCATTTTAATCCAGGATACTTTTTATCATAGCATACGTACATGTTATTGGTTATATTCAAAACTGAGTGATTAAACAAGCATTtataagtgaaaaaaaaaacgtttataacaatttataaaGTCAATCCAAACTTGCATTAAATCTCTCACTCTATCTTTGTTCTTTCAATGACAAACATAACCTTACAACATTGAACAATCAGATAactaaaagttcaaattaatgaactaaaacaaatactTGACTCTTTAACAACTTGATCGACGCTTGTGGTTAAGCTAACCGTAACGTGGTAGCGGTAAAGCAAGCAGAATCAATTAGAACAATTGATCATTGTGTTCCAAATATTTATCTATGCAGGAATTCAACCATAGCCATAGATGTCTTCAGCTtccacattttattttagataactTAAAAAGCTACGTTAAACCATTTTCACAACTGTTTTGTACACACCTCGATATCCATCGACATACATTTGCTTCATCACTAGATTGTGAAGCAGTGAACCAAAGCTACAGCTGAGCAGAGTTACCGGCAATGGCACCGGCCTCAGTAAGAAGTGGCACTAGCTGACCTCTGTGATGCTTCTCTGTAACCGCTGCAACGAAGGAAATAGGGATAGAAGATAAGAAAAGTTGGGAGAAATACAAACTGACTAGGCATTATGCAAAGGAATAAATAGCTGTTCTTACCATCGCAACCACCGATGTGCTTTCCTCCAATAAACACATTAGGTACCGTGGTTTGGCCAGTCCACTCCGCTAAAGCTGACTGAATTTTATCTCCATCACCTTCATATAGATGTATTCCTCAAAATAATGTTCCAAGAACAGTTACAAGCAGAGCAGCTCAAATAACTTGTTACGGGGTAATTATACAACTCGACCAAGTTATTGTAGACGACTTGAAAATTGAGCTAACACACACGCGTTATCTCAGCCAGAAAAACATTCATTATATGTCATCATGTTTGATATTGTGAATGGATTCATCGAGAATGTGTGGTTggctttaattatttttactcaACAATGAAGAAAACTTCAGATAGTGATTGTGCAGGACATTGAATGAGATTCCAAGCAATTATGGGGTTTTCCGGCCCACATTTTGTTTCCACTTAGAATAAGTTGCAAAAGTTACTCCTGGGTTAATGTGCAATATTATCTCCTCACTCTTGAAACTAcaatatggttttttttcctcatcGAGCAAACTTTTCAATGAACTCTTATGGAAAATTTGGTGTGTCATGATTTCATAACATAAGAGCTAAAGTTGAAGGGTATTACTGAAAACTAACTCtcctttcaaaatttgaatctcaTCAGTCAACTATGAACTcaataaaagaggaaagacTATTTTCCCAGTTGCAAATAGCAAATATCTTTCATTCAACTTCAGTTTTCAGCTTTCATGATATATAAAGGTTATGTTTTAGTAAGAGAACACCTAGAACAAACATTTAGACAAAAGCATAGAAAGTTGTAGCAGAATCTAAGACAAAAATGATACTTACTTTTCTGGTCCAATTCAATGACCTTATACCTAGCTCCAAGCTGTGTGAGCAGCTTCTTGACACTCGAGCAAAACCCACAATAAGTCTTACTGCCATGTGAACAAAGAGTTATTGGATCATAAAAAGAGGGAAAGTATCATATATACCCCTTTAACTTTgggttgtatcaatttaaaacaaatgtatCAATTTGAACTTATAATTTGAAGAAGGGTACATACAAGTTTgatgcttttttttatttacaaaatctaaaGGCGGGAGTAAGTTGGCACAcacaaaaagttgaaattattagttttcttttattcttcaatcTTGAATttccataaacaaaaaaatcagcCAATTTTCATAGCAATAAGAGTTAAATCATTCAACATTCTGCACGTTTTCATTAACACGGGATGAAACATAGAGACGAAAAAGTAAATGGTGGGAACTGGGAAGAGTCAACAAGAAATTCATACGAGAAAGATCAAAACCCAAAGAGACATTTCCACTTTGGCTTGACATTTGGGAATTCTggtaaaacttgaaaaaaaaaagttctcgGGTAGTGATAGAACCTGAAAACAACAACAGGGTCAGTGGAGACTATCTTCTTGACTTCGTTAAGAGCTAATTCCAACTCTTCTTTACTGAATTTGTTTGAGCTGAACCAGGACCCCATGACCTCGCTTAACAAGAGAGTTTCAAGGAGTCTTTGGTATGAAGAGATCGGAATGAATTTggaaatgagaagaagaatttgaaggTCTGAAGTAACGAATCTTTTATGTCAAGTTCACTTGCTGAAAGAGTAAAAGGAATACGCTTCCACGGCCGTCCGAACGCCGAATACCTTCAATGCCCAGGAATAATTTATTCCCCCGTCcgaatttctttcttttcttaattattaattattaatcattAACGGTCCCGCGTTTAGAGAGATAAAGAGatgataatatttgtttcaCGAAAATATTAGATGGaaaagattatgaaaattatttcttactattactttttaaaaattcatattctaaatcaaataaacaaatattcatatatttaatttattttttcgtAAAACAAGTTAcattagttttcttaaatacgACGTGCATTTTCAACGTTTTTTATACAAACGTTTAgtatcaataaattattattatttttaaattcgtATTCTAACTTCAAtacacaaattatatattatttaatttatcaaaccaTCTTAGTTTtcgtaaaataattttaagtaatttcttcaaatacaacgtttatttttaatttttttacgtAATTGTTACGTGCGATTaaattgttgtgttttttaaaataaaaaaattaaaattaacagaACTCGTCcgtataaaaattataaataaaaaaatagattaaataatatttaaacttaaattgattaattatacgACAGAAAAGATTGAGATGAATCGAGGAAAGGAATAAATAAGGATTGAGGAAGGAATAAGGAAGGATTGAGTAAGAATAAGAAAggattattttgattattttaaaaaataataaaataaattaagatatttaCGAAcgaaaaattttatattctatgaTAATGACACGGATAAGTCTTCCATCATTACCTATCAATTACATTGATAAAACTATGTCAATAGTTATccatgtctattattgatagaatgtGAAAGTTTTGCATAagtattttatcaaatttgttatttttgacaattcctTTATCTTCGTAGATGAGATCAAACCGTAATCATTAAATTATACTCACATTCAAATTTTTGgtataatttaattcattagattctttaaaataaaaaatagcaCTTGGAGTTAAAATTAGAATGGACtagtatttataaacttattagatacaaaatttggTAACGGATATGTATAAAgttattagatacaaaattgggTAACGAATGTGTAGTAGATCTCATAGTACACAatcatatatcaaataaactaGCGATCATTTACTATAGACATTGATCTTTAAGaattaatagattttgttgaataaatatttagtgtATAATTCATTTCAATTGCTTCAATTCTTCCCTTTAAGGTTCAAACTGATGCTGACATGATTGAATAACAATGGAGGATTAAGCACAGAATATAATGTAAAACTTTCTGGGTGAATCTTCTATAAGTGTACATGACCATAGAACCCAATTGTCTGTAATCTACACCCAAAGTGATGAACTATGGGATGATGAACTCTACTAATGAATGAACTTCAGAAGATCATACAAATAcatttgtgtttttgtttcacttgGTTGAAAAAATGGTTTCAAATTCCTTGTACAAGCCTTTGGATTTAGACCTGAAATCAGATGAACTTATGGAGGAGCTTCTGCTACTTCTGCTTCGACTTCTTCGCCCCCAGAATCCGGTCCATTGCGTACCACTTCCTGATGGATCATTTGAAGTCCCTCCTTGATCTTTAGTGAAGCTTGCCTTTGCCAACTTTCGAAGTTGTTTCAACCATGGTTTCTCATTACTTGAGCTTCGACTGCCAGACATGTTCCTATCAGACGAGTTATCCACGGTTTCGGAGTCTCCGCTAAGGTTTACAGTGAATATACTTTCCAAGTTTTTAGTGAATCTCTGTGGGAGAAACAGGAGGAGGAATCCAATAAAAGCCACCTTGAGTCCTGAAAAGAATGATTGCCCAGTGAAGTCAAGTTGTTTTACTTGTTTGTACAAAGCATACCATTCATTGATCAATTGTGGACAGTAGCCTATAAGGAACAGCACCAGCAATGTTATTCCGATTTTCGTTTGATTCGTGATTGAGAATTCTTTATCTAAGAGAACAGCACAAATAGCGAAAAGACCGACTTCACATGTGTTGGAAATGATCTCAACCAACtgaacttttttcttgatAAATGGCTTCTTGAGAACAAGGAAAAAGAGCTGAAATGATGAGATGCATAGCAAGGTAACTATTGGAGTTCTAGAAGAGATTGTTTCCTTGTAAGCACCAGCCATGATTCCAAGAGTAACTCGTCTAATAAATTCGAAAAGCGTATAGTATATTCGAAGAATGCCAAACAGCTTCTGGATGAATGGTGCTTCCGCATCTTCTGTTTCATCGTCCGAGGCAATAATCCGATCGCCACGTTTGTTGGGATTTGCCACAGAAATCTGAGACAGCATATACTTTGGGGGACCTCTTAGATCTTCAAACATTGGCCCAAAAATTATAAGGTAAACAGAGTTTGGCTGGTTTTTCCAAGTCCATTGACTTCTCTTGCCAGGACCTAGAGTGACACGAACGAGTTCTTGATACCAATGAAATTTCTGGCCTTCTTGATGAACTTCTTTGTACTGAAGTAGCTTCCCGAACGTGATCCCGactgaaagaaacaaaagcaaGGCTAGCAAAAGAAGTGACAGTATGCCAAGCAGCAAAACTCCAACTATTACTCCTGCAAGAGCTCCACCTTGCAACCAAAATAAAGATCAAAACAAGTTAGAGTCTTTTAGAAATGCACTGATAAGTACATAAATGCTGACAAGAAATTGACAATTAAAGATGAACAAAAAATCGTGAAGAATTGATAATCAACTCAAAGATTTATGAGGTTCACTAACAGGGTGTTAACTATGTCCGTGGACAAAGGAAAAGattgattttataattaaagagaaaatattaaattagagATTTAAAAGGTTCATATGGCGCACTTCTCTGAACGCTAGGaacaatttcataaataactaaaataatataaatacgAATTCAAAGTGGATTTTGGAGACACTGTAATTGGTCATTCAAAGCGTCAAATAACAGATTCAAAATAAGAACAAGAGCAAACATGACAGAGTAGAGAAATATTCAAAAGTTACCTCTAAATAGCACACCCGAGGCCATGGACATGGAAGCTAGTGCAACAAATGTAATGAATATCTCAAATCTAGGGAAAGTAAGTGCTCCATAACTTCCCTGTGTGTTGTATATTTTCTTTCGACATTTCataatgaaaaggaaaagggcgTGGAGGAATATCAAACTGCCAGCAAATATTCCAAACCAGAACATGCTTCTATAAAAATCATTCCATCTGCTAggataaaatcaaaatggcCATTTGTAAGGAAATTGAAtctcaataacaataatggtTTCAATAGCTTCACAACAATCGTCAACACATCTAATTTCCAACACCCCAAAGGAATATTATATGATTGAATGAGATCTTTACCACCATTCAACCATTTTCAGTTCCATTTTTAGCTTTGAACCTCGACATTAGGAATGCAAACAATGGACAGCTTTACTCTGAGAGGGCCATCTCTTAACAAAATGCAACTAGTTTTTCCTAATTATATTTACTCAAAATGAAACAAGTACTAGGATAAGCATCTTGCACTGGATTTCGCTTGTAGGCTCTAATATTTCGAGTAAATTTCCATTCATTTTGATCCATACCAAGAAGAAAGAACCACTATTTGatgatggaaaagaaaaaaatgagaaatactTACTGACTGTAACTTCCTGGTCCAAAAATGTTATCAGCTTGGGGTTTGATATTTTGACTCTGCAAATAAAGAATCATcagtttataagaaaaaaggttCCTCTTTCATTGTCATTGGAGCAGTAGAAGAAAAGTAATTCATTCTTACCTCGAAAAATGATCTGTATTCCATTGGAGTAAGGGGCAACCCATACAACTGATCAACCACAGTAAAGTTATTGCCTGGAACcttgttttgaaaaacatcCGAATGGCGAGTTTTGGAAAGATAAGGATTTGATCCAGTAAAGGGACTGTAGCCACTTAAGTCTGGATGATCATGCTCATCTTCCCATGGAAGTCTAAGGTAAGGAATACTCCACTGCAGACCCTTTGCAAATTCATAATACTCGACAGGCAGAGTAACTGGCAACCATACAGATAATGCAAAAATTTGAATGTGGCAAGCAATTCTCTGCATAAAAAAGAAGCTGCTTAGTATGATAAATTCAATCCATCTATTTTTAAGTGTAAAACTTGAGAAGACGGTATTTCAAAGTGCTTGGTGTTTCGATCGAACGTACAAAAATGTTTCTTGTAGGATTATATGTCAGAGAAGATGATGATCTCATGAAAACTCCTTCTGATTGAAGGCTGGCTGTTGATACAGTGAGTAGTCCTGCTGCGAGGGATGTTGCCGTGAACGAAGCAATTGTAAAGATCGAAGCGACTGTAGATATCGTTGGTATAGAATCTGCacatatattgtttaaaacatATCTTATATACAACGATTGAAATCAATGAATGAAGCGAAAAGTGATTTATGGTACAATGCGGACTCAAGTATTTGAATGCTTACAGTGCCACATTTGCAGGACATTTGATGCTAGATTATGATTTCCAGCAACATCGGCCGTTACATTCTCAGGGACACTGACAGATACGACTTCATCCTCAGCTTGTACTTCAACAGAGTAGATATTTCTGCCCATCTCACGAAAGCTGGACCATAGAAAGAATttataaggaaaaagaaaaaacacagaTACTCTGGTTTCATTAAAAACTTAATACACTAACTTGCCTCACTAAACGACCTCCACGAATAAAGATACATGATGAGTTGAAATCAAATACAGGCTTCACGAAATTCACACTGACTGAAAATCTTTTTTCTGTTGTCCTCTTATAAGTAGTTGTACTGAGCATCACAGTGGGCCTAAGAGAATCTGAAATTCACAAACGTATTATGAAATTCGCAGACTTGTGAAGTTCATAAGTTACTGATTGTCGCCATAGGTGAAGTAAAAGGTTTTGCTAGTAAGTTCCTTGACTAAAACTATTGTTTACCATAAAGGAAAGTAACTGGTGGAAGTGGTGAAACAGGATTTCCTTGTCTGCTTATTATAGAACTAGGCTTGAGACTCACTGTGATTATTGCAATTCCAGAAACATTTGTAacctaaaagaaagaattacaTATCAAGTGAAACAAATAGAGATGAACAtcagaaaatgaaaaggaacatatacaataaataaaaaactaaccGAGAAGCTGAATTTGCGATTTCCAAGGGTCCTTCCACTAATTGGAAGCAGTGCGCCATCGCTTACTTCAAGAGCATTTAGAACTTCCAAAGATGAATTAAGAACTGGTtctgaaaagtacaaatagaCCTTCAAGTTATCATGTTTGTTTGTTGCTTGTACAAGTCTGGTGTCACTGTTGAGCTGGAGTAGCCTTTCCGGAACACGGGTTTTTAGGTTAGCAAGTAGTTTTCTTCTATCTGGAAAGTTCAGAAGGTTGTGTTACAATTACAACAGAGTTAAGAAATGGGAAATAATGATTATCCAATAAACTTACCAAAGTGTACATAAGAAATTGAGTTTTCTGTTCTTGTGAATATATTTCCAGCTCTATCAGTACAGAAATTCTTATCCATTACTAATATAATTCTTCCATATTGAACGGTAGACGGCAAAGCCACAGAAAGTGAATATTTGAGCTTTGGCTGAAgaattttgaaagatgatGGTATAACACGCCCTTCACCGTACACTAGTAGCTGCAAtgaataacttttttatatcAGACTTCAATTTCTTTCCGGCCAATAAAAATATCCCATGTTAgcaaaactacaaaatatgCACGACTTCTTTTTACTTGTATCTTTGCTTCAACATGCTGTAGTTTTGTAAGGTTTATGggttataaaattaattaaatctgATTCGAGAATGTGAACAGAAAAAAAGAGATCA
This genomic interval carries:
- the LOC101203522 gene encoding uncharacterized protein LOC101203522 isoform X4, producing MDKNFCTDRAGNIFTRTENSISYVHFDRRKLLANLKTRVPERLLQLNSDTRLVQATNKHDNLKVYLYFSEPVLNSSLEVLNALEVSDGALLPISGRTLGNRKFSFSVTNVSGIAIITVSLKPSSIISRQGNPVSPLPPVTFLYDSLRPTVMLSTTTYKRTTEKRFSVSVNFVKPVFDFNSSCIFIRGGRLVSFREMGRNIYSVEVQAEDEVVSVSVPENVTADVAGNHNLASNVLQMWHYSIPTISTVASIFTIASFTATSLAAGLLTVSTASLQSEGVFMRSSSSLTYNPTRNIFRIACHIQIFALSVWLPVTLPVEYYEFAKGLQWSIPYLRLPWEDEHDHPDLSGYSPFTGSNPYLSKTRHSDVFQNKVPGNNFTVVDQLYGLPLTPMEYRSFFESQNIKPQADNIFGPGSYSHRWNDFYRSMFWFGIFAGSLIFLHALFLFIMKCRKKIYNTQGSYGALTFPRFEIFITFVALASMSMASGVLFRGGALAGVIVGVLLLGILSLLLLALLLFLSVGITFGKLLQYKEVHQEGQKFHWYQELVRVTLGPGKRSQWTWKNQPNSVYLIIFGPMFEDLRGPPKYMLSQISVANPNKRGDRIIASDDETEDAEAPFIQKLFGILRIYYTLFEFIRRVTLGIMAGAYKETISSRTPIVTLLCISSFQLFFLVLKKPFIKKKVQLVEIISNTCEVGLFAICAVLLDKEFSITNQTKIGITLLVLFLIGYCPQLINEWYALYKQVKQLDFTGQSFFSGLKVAFIGFLLLFLPQRFTKNLESIFTVNLSGDSETVDNSSDRNMSGSRSSSNEKPWLKQLRKLAKASFTKDQGGTSNDPSGSGTQWTGFWGRRSRSRSSRSSSISSSDFRSKSKGLYKEFETIFSTK
- the LOC101203522 gene encoding uncharacterized protein LOC101203522 isoform X3 produces the protein MPLMTFTNALNVSVNISFSEPCNGSGGFRCSSVEACNLLVYGEGRVIPSSFKILQPKLKYSLSVALPSTVQYGRIILVMDKNFCTDRAGNIFTRTENSISYVHFDRRKLLANLKTRVPERLLQLNSDTRLVQATNKHDNLKVYLYFSEPVLNSSLEVLNALEVSDGALLPISGRTLGNRKFSFSVTNVSGIAIITVSLKPSSIISRQGNPVSPLPPVTFLYDSLRPTVMLSTTTYKRTTEKRFSVSVNFVKPVFDFNSSCIFIRGGRLVSFREMGRNIYSVEVQAEDEVVSVSVPENVTADVAGNHNLASNVLQMWHYSIPTISTVASIFTIASFTATSLAAGLLTVSTASLQSEGVFMRSSSSLTYNPTRNIFRIACHIQIFALSVWLPVTLPVEYYEFAKGLQWSIPYLRLPWEDEHDHPDLSGYSPFTGSNPYLSKTRHSDVFQNKVPGNNFTVVDQLYGLPLTPMEYRSFFESQNIKPQADNIFGPGSYSHRWNDFYRSMFWFGIFAGSLIFLHALFLFIMKCRKKIYNTQGSYGALTFPRFEIFITFVALASMSMASGVLFRGGALAGVIVGVLLLGILSLLLLALLLFLSVGITFGKLLQYKEVHQEGQKFHWYQELVRVTLGPGKRSQWTWKNQPNSVYLIIFGPMFEDLRGPPKYMLSQISVANPNKRGDRIIASDDETEDAEAPFIQKLFGILRIYYTLFEFIRRVTLGIMAGAYKETISSRTPIVTLLCISSFQLFFLVLKKPFIKKKVQLVEIISNTCEVGLFAICAVLLDKEFSITNQTKIGITLLVLFLIGYCPQLINEWYALYKQVKQLDFTGQSFFSGLKVAFIGFLLLFLPQRFTKNLESIFTVNLSGDSETVDNSSDRNMSGSRSSSNEKPWLKQLRKLAKASFTKDQGGTSNDPSGSGTQWTGFWGRRSRSRSSRSSSISSSDFRSKSKGLYKEFETIFSTK